In the genome of Leucobacter luti, one region contains:
- a CDS encoding APC family permease, translating to MTTKLKRSLGFGAAYAASTGLVVSGTAMVSLGNGFGTGGLAFAIPAFIGLIIITMVAISYGELASMLPGGGMVGEYTLPALGRLMAIIAVLGGYLVLVSADGGTQLLVAGESFESLTGFPAAAFSFLLLAILLTLNISGVDIFARVQIPVVFGMMGILAVMGVSGVLGFTASTPVNNPVLNTDWSTLASMGAVAIWLYIGMEFVAPLAEEVKKPWKTIPMAMIIGVCTIFIVDVLFGWGATRYADLAEMASSSIPHVVGATAIFGAAGGLIMTIVTILASFSTGNSYLAAIPRMLYGLANEGLLPKWLAQVSRRTRVPWAGMLVTAGCMASVLLYSTFADGGIDLILNLISIACTTWLLSYIIAQIDVIVLRRRYPAARRPFKTPFYPVPQVLGIASCVYLIAFIVPDMEQRLVVWGSAAVIIAAIALFAVIWLKRNRLPLFTPTDLVHTQSNIIVRSEGLGDGYEEIVDARDASAAANTATSADPADVEGTR from the coding sequence ATGACGACCAAACTCAAACGAAGCCTCGGGTTCGGTGCGGCCTATGCCGCATCGACCGGCCTCGTTGTCTCCGGCACCGCGATGGTGTCGCTCGGCAACGGTTTCGGCACAGGTGGCCTCGCCTTCGCAATTCCCGCTTTCATCGGGCTCATCATCATCACCATGGTCGCCATTTCCTACGGCGAACTCGCCTCGATGCTGCCAGGAGGTGGCATGGTGGGCGAGTACACGCTGCCGGCGCTCGGCCGCCTCATGGCGATCATCGCGGTGCTCGGCGGGTACCTCGTGCTCGTCTCCGCAGACGGCGGCACTCAGCTGCTCGTCGCCGGAGAGTCATTTGAGTCGCTCACTGGCTTCCCCGCCGCCGCGTTCTCCTTCTTGCTGCTCGCGATTCTGCTCACGCTCAACATTTCCGGCGTCGACATCTTTGCGCGCGTTCAGATCCCCGTCGTGTTCGGCATGATGGGAATCCTCGCGGTCATGGGAGTCTCGGGTGTACTCGGTTTCACGGCCAGCACACCCGTCAACAACCCCGTATTGAACACGGACTGGAGCACGCTGGCTTCGATGGGTGCCGTGGCAATCTGGCTGTACATCGGCATGGAGTTTGTGGCTCCGCTCGCAGAAGAAGTTAAAAAGCCGTGGAAGACGATTCCCATGGCCATGATCATTGGTGTCTGCACCATCTTCATTGTCGACGTGCTGTTCGGGTGGGGCGCAACGCGCTATGCCGATCTCGCTGAGATGGCAAGCTCCTCAATCCCGCACGTGGTTGGCGCCACCGCAATCTTCGGGGCCGCTGGCGGGCTGATCATGACGATCGTCACGATCCTTGCCTCGTTCTCGACCGGCAATTCGTATCTGGCCGCGATCCCGCGCATGCTGTACGGCCTCGCCAATGAGGGCCTGCTGCCGAAGTGGCTTGCCCAGGTCAGCCGCCGCACGCGTGTGCCGTGGGCTGGCATGCTCGTGACCGCGGGATGCATGGCATCAGTGCTGCTCTACTCGACGTTCGCGGACGGCGGCATCGATCTGATCCTGAACCTCATTAGTATCGCCTGCACCACCTGGCTGTTGAGCTACATCATTGCCCAGATCGATGTGATCGTGCTGCGCCGCCGATACCCCGCAGCTCGCCGCCCGTTCAAGACGCCGTTCTACCCGGTGCCGCAGGTGCTCGGAATCGCCTCGTGTGTCTACCTGATCGCGTTCATCGTGCCGGATATGGAGCAGCGCCTCGTAGTGTGGGGCAGCGCAGCAGTGATCATCGCCGCGATTGCCCTGTTCGCCGTGATCTGGCTGAAGCGCAATCGCCTGCCGCTCTTCACTCCCACCGATCTCGTGCACACGCAGAGCAAC
- a CDS encoding PucR family transcriptional regulator produces the protein MSLSLRKLLQNPSLRLRLVVGGEDAASIEQSLDQEFEWLHATDMIDPTPFLGPAEVILTLGWQFPVVRSADPSVPEVRLSQERLERMYLDYAALIAAHGVIGVGFGSDVLHQGIPPQLAMACRQHGLILFDVPYEISFMDLLQEAARVLQRDQTERYTRSLRAQKAIANAATRRDGLSATLRETARQLGCGVALYDPLGRPVTLVEAPDGPRVTAAELSPIVQRALESDQRFLSTQVTPEVEAVLQMLGEPGEPSGMLVLTLSRGFDDVSRNVLSSVLALVSVSLQQNQALGALHTTLREALLQLVLSGNVAVTRHLVESVWGPLPTPPLVTLVGIPQHFQAERLMPALESLQATAEFPVFFAQYRGDAALLVREPDAELVLAQLAPFGLVIGRSRADRWEGLELALTEAKKAADFGLRRGTGADGSVTSFTELWREGISDLIDASDAAHIARRLLGAVNAYDAESDADLLRTLRVWLRHHGRPLPTSRELDVHRHTLAHRLAQIADLTGSDLDDFEVRAELAIALRYLQE, from the coding sequence GTGTCACTCAGCCTCCGCAAGCTCCTCCAGAACCCGTCGCTCCGCCTCCGCCTCGTGGTGGGAGGCGAGGATGCTGCGTCGATTGAGCAGTCCCTCGACCAAGAGTTTGAGTGGCTGCACGCCACAGACATGATCGACCCGACCCCATTTCTCGGTCCAGCAGAAGTCATCCTCACCCTCGGGTGGCAGTTCCCCGTGGTTCGATCTGCTGACCCTTCGGTGCCCGAGGTGCGATTGTCGCAGGAGCGACTCGAGCGAATGTACCTCGACTACGCGGCGTTGATCGCAGCGCACGGCGTCATCGGTGTCGGCTTCGGGAGCGACGTGCTGCACCAGGGGATCCCACCGCAGCTGGCCATGGCGTGTCGGCAGCATGGACTGATTCTGTTCGATGTCCCATACGAGATCTCGTTCATGGATTTGCTACAGGAGGCGGCGCGCGTACTGCAGCGAGACCAGACTGAACGCTATACGCGCTCACTCCGCGCCCAGAAGGCCATTGCCAACGCGGCGACGCGACGTGACGGATTGAGTGCAACACTGCGTGAGACCGCGCGACAGCTCGGCTGTGGTGTGGCGCTCTACGATCCGCTGGGGCGCCCAGTGACCCTCGTCGAGGCGCCGGATGGCCCGCGCGTCACAGCCGCAGAGCTCTCGCCGATTGTGCAGCGTGCACTCGAAAGCGATCAGCGCTTCCTCTCCACACAGGTCACGCCAGAGGTTGAAGCGGTGCTGCAAATGCTGGGCGAACCCGGCGAGCCCAGCGGCATGCTCGTACTCACCCTCAGCCGCGGCTTCGATGACGTCTCACGCAATGTACTGTCGAGCGTGCTCGCCCTCGTGAGTGTCTCGCTCCAGCAGAACCAGGCACTCGGCGCGCTCCACACCACACTCAGAGAGGCACTGCTGCAGCTCGTGTTGTCGGGCAATGTGGCGGTGACCAGGCACCTCGTGGAGAGTGTGTGGGGGCCGCTCCCTACTCCCCCGCTCGTCACACTGGTGGGGATCCCGCAGCACTTCCAGGCAGAACGCCTCATGCCGGCGCTCGAGTCGCTGCAGGCCACCGCAGAGTTCCCGGTGTTCTTCGCGCAGTATCGCGGAGACGCCGCGCTGCTTGTGCGCGAGCCGGACGCGGAGCTGGTGCTCGCGCAACTCGCCCCCTTCGGCCTGGTCATCGGGCGGTCCCGCGCCGATCGGTGGGAGGGGCTGGAGCTTGCGCTCACTGAGGCAAAGAAGGCTGCCGACTTCGGGCTGCGCCGCGGGACCGGTGCGGACGGCTCGGTGACATCATTCACCGAGCTCTGGCGCGAGGGGATTTCCGATCTGATCGACGCCTCCGATGCCGCGCACATTGCGCGCCGCCTCCTCGGCGCCGTCAACGCGTATGACGCGGAGTCTGATGCGGACCTCCTTCGCACGCTCCGCGTTTGGCTTCGGCACCATGGCCGCCCCTTGCCCACCTCCCGTGAGCTCGATGTGCATCGCCACACCCTGGCGCACCGGCTCGCTCAAATCGCCGATCTCACCGGCTCCGACCTTGACGATTTCGAGGTCCGCGCCGAGCTCGCGATCGCACTGCGCTATCTCCAGGAATAG